A region of Denticeps clupeoides chromosome 19, fDenClu1.1, whole genome shotgun sequence DNA encodes the following proteins:
- the myo7aa gene encoding myosin VIIAa isoform X5, whose protein sequence is MVILQQGDYVWLDLKSGREFEVPIGAVVKLCDSGQIQVLDDEGNEHWISPQNATNIKPMHPTSIHGVEDMIRLGDLNEAGILRNLLIRYREHLIYTYTGSILVAVNPYQLLPIYTADQIRLYTNKKIGEMPPHIFAIADNCYFNMQRNNRDQCCIISGESGAGKTESTKLILQFLAAISGQHSWIEQQVLEANPILEAFGNAKTIRNDNSSRFGKYIDIHFNKRGAIEGAKIEQYLLEKSRVCRQAQDERNYHIFYCMLKGMTPDQKKKLGLGKATDYTYLTIGKCTVCDGRDDQKEYSNIRSAMKVLMFTDTENWEISKLLAAILHLGNLRYEARTYDNLDACEVVRCPDLTTAAVLLEVDPKDLMNCLTSRTIITRGETVSTPLSMEQALDVRDAFVKGIYGRLFVWIVEKINAAIYKPPSSQPKSVRRSIGLLDIFGFENFSVNSFEQLCINFANENLQQFFVRHVFKLEQEEYNLENINWQHIEFTDNQDALDMIAIKPMNIISLIDEESKFPKGTDTTMLNKLNSQHKLNTNYIPPKNTYETQFGIQHFAGVVYYETRGFLEKNRDTLHGDIIQLVHSSKNKFIKQIFQADVAMFLSGYGILGQPGTPPPKGAETRKRSPTLSSQFKRSLELLMRTLSVCQPFFVRCIKPNECKKPMLFDRELCVRQLRYSGMMETIRIRRAGYPIRYTFVEFVDRYRVLMPGVKPAYKQEDLRGTCQRIAEAVLGRDDDWQMGKTKIFLKDHHDMLLEIERDKAITDKVILIQKVVRGFKDRSNFLKMRKSAVLIQKTWRGYHCRKNYDAMRAGFSRLQALYRSRKLYQTYHVARQRITHFQARCRGHLVRRAFRHRLWAVITIQAYTRGMIARRLYKRLQGEYRRRLEAEKMRLAEEEKLRNQMSAKKAKAEAEKMHQERLAKLAREDAEREKKEREEVRKKKEMVEQMERARQEPVNDSDMVDKMFGFLGTTSSFPGQEGQAPAGFEDLERTQKELEEEDLDEALPLPEEEEEDLSEYKFAKFAATYFQGTTTHTYVRRPLKQPLLFHDDEGDQLAALAVWITVLRFMGDLPEPKYHTAISDGSEKIPVMTKIYETLGKKTYKRELQALQGEGENSHSDSNKKSSVRHKLVSLTLKKKSKITEEVTKRLNDGEYSLHGNSMLEDRPTSNLEKLHFIIGNGILRPGLRDEIYCQICKQLNQNPSKSSHARGWILMSLCVGCFAPSEKFVKYLRNFISGGPPGYAPYCEERLRRTFGNGTRTQPPSWLELQATKSKKPIMLPVTFMDGTTKTLLTDSATTAKELCNALADKISLRDRFGFSLYIALFDKVSSLGSGNDHVMDAVSQCEQYAKEQGAQERNAPWRLFFRKEIFTPWHNPSDDNVATNLIYQQIVRGVKFGEYRCDREDDLAELASQQYYVDYGSEILVERLFSLIPSYIPDREISTAKTVEKWVQFIMAAHKKGIYAQNRMDPQKVKEEVVDFARYKWPLLFSRFYEAFKFSGPSLPKNDVIVAVNWTGVYFVDEQEQVLLELSFPEITAVSSSRGGKLQAQSFTLATIKGDEYTFTSSNSEDIRDLVVTFLEGLRSRSKFVVALQDNPNPVADDSTFLSFIKGDLIVLDQDTGEQVMTSGWAHGINDRTKQRGDFPADCVYVLPTVTRPLPDIVALVTMTPDQRQESMRLSHSVLVESEERVKPYTLEEFSYDYFRPPPKHTLSRVMITKNRGKDKMWSCTREPMKQPLLKKVLGHEELSQEACMAFIAIMKYMGDYPSKRTRSVNELTDQIFEGALKAEPLKDEIYCQIIKQLTDNHVKYSEEKGWELLWLCTGLFPPSNILLPHVQRFLQSKRHHSLSQDCMQRLQKALRNGSRKYPPHLVEVEAIQHKTTQIFHKVYFPDDTDEAFEVESSTKAKDFCLNISTRLLLKSPEGFSLFVKISDKVISVPEGDFFFDFVRHLTDWIKKARPAKDGIVPSLTYQVFFMKKLWTNTIPGKDSFADSIFHYYQELPKYLRGYHKCSREEVFQLGALIYRVKFEDDKSHFPSIPKILKELVPQDLIRQLSPDDWKRSVVAYFNKHAGKTREEAKLIFLKIIFKWPTFGSAFFEVKQTTEPNFPEILLIAINKHGVSLIDPKTKDILTTHPFTKISNWSSGNTYFHITIGNLVRGSKLLCETSLGYKMDDLLTSYISQMLTTMTKQRSSRGQSK, encoded by the exons CAGAGACCAGTGCTGCATTATCAG TGGGGAGTCAGGGGCAGGGAAGACAGAGAGTACCAAGCTGATCCTGCAGTTCCTGGCGGCCATTAGCGGCCAGCACTCCTGGATCGAGCAGCAAGTGCTGGAGGCCAACCCCATTCTGGAGG CTTTTGGTAATGCCAAGACCATCAGGAATGACAACTCCAGTCGCTTTGGAAAATACATTGACATCCATTTTAATAAGAGGGGTGCTATTGAGGGCGCCAAAATCGAACAGTACCTGCTGGAGAAGTCCAGGGTATGCCGCCAG GCTCAGGACGAGAGAAACTACCACATCTTCTACTGCATGTTGAAAGGCATGACTCCAGACCAGAAGAAGAAGCTTGGCCTGGGCAAAGCCACAGACTACACCTATCTCACAATT GGAAAGTGCACCGTGTGTGACGGACGAGACGACCAGAAGGAGTATTCCAACATCCGCTCTGCCATGAAGGTGCTCATGTTTACAGACACAGAGAACTGGGAGATCTCCAAACTGCTCGCTGCCATTCTGCACCTGGGCAACCTGCGGTACGAGG CACGCACCTATGACAACCTGGATGCATGTGAAGTGGTGCGATGTCCTGACCTGACCACTGCAGCAGTGTTGCTGGAG GTGGATCCCAAGGATTTAATGAACTGCCTGACCAGTCGTACCATCATCACCCGAGGTGAAACTGTGTCCACCCCTCTCAGCATGGAGCAGGCTCTGGATGTGCGAGATGCTTTTGTAAAG GGAATATACGGGCGGCTGTTTGTGTGGATTGTGGAGAAAATTAATGCTGCCATCTACAAGCCCCCGTCCAGCCAGCCCAAATCAGTGCGCAGATCCATCGGTCTTCTTGACATATTTGGATTTGAGAACTTCTCAGTCAACAG CTTTGAGCAGCTGTGCATCAACTTTGCCAACGAGAACCTGCAGCAGTTCTTCGTGCGCCACGTCTTCaagctggagcaggaggaaTACAACCTGGAGAACATCAACTGGCAGCACATCGAGTTCACCGACAACCAGGACGCTCTGGACATGATCGCCATCAAACCCATGAACATCATCTCACTTATTGATGAAGAGAGCAAGTTCCCTAAG GGCACAGACACCACCATGTTGAATAAGCTGAATTCTCAACACAAGCTCAACACCAATTACATCCCGCCGAAGAACACCTACGAGACGCAGTTTGGTATCCAGCACTTTGCTGGCGTGGTCTACTATGAAACAAGGG GCTTTCTTGAAAAGAACAGAGACACTCTCCACGGTGACATCATCCAGCTGGTCCATTCTTCTAAGAACAAGTTCATTAAGCAAATCTTCCAGGCTGACGTTGCTATG TTTCTGAGTGGCTATGGCATTCTTGGCCAGCCAGGCACACCCCCACCCAAg GGGGCGGAGACGAGGAAGCGCTCCCCGACGCTGAGCAGCCAGTTCAAGCGCTCGCTGGAGCTCCTGATGAGGACGCTCAGCGTGTGCCAGCCGTTCTTCGTCCGCTGCATCAAGCCCAATGAATGCAAGAAGCCCATG CTGTTTGACAGGGAGCTGTGCGTCCGGCAACTCCGCTACTCGGGAATGATGGAGACCATTCGGATCCGCCGTGCAGGATATCCCATCCGCTACACCTTTGTGGAGTTTGTGGATCGGTACCGTGTCCTAATGCCAGGCGTCAAACCGGCCTATAAACAG GAGGACCTGAGAGGAACTTGTCAACGGATCGCAGAAGCAGTTCTGGGACGTGACGATGATTGGCAGATGGGCAAAACTAAAATCTTCCTCAAG GACCACCATGACATGTTGCTGGAGATCGAGAGAGACAAGGCCATTACTGATAAGGTCATTCTTATCCAAAAGGTCGTCCGAGGATTCAAAGATCG ATCCAACTTTTTGAAGATGAGGAAATCAGCCGTGCTCATCCAGAAGACATGGAGGGGTTACCACTGCCGTAAAAACTACGATGCA ATGCGTGCAGGCTTCTCACGTCTCCAGGCTCTGTATCGCTCTCGGAAGCTCTACCAGACCTATCACGTGGCCCGCCAGCGCATCACCCACTTCCAGGCACGTTGCCGGGGTCACCTGGTGCGAAGGGCTTTCAGACACCGCCTCTGGGCCGTCATCACCATCCAGGCCTATACCAGGGGCATGATCGCCCGCCGGCTTTACAAGCGACTCCAAGGAGAG TATCGACGAAGGCTGGAGGCAGAGAAGATGCGCCTGGCTGAAGAGGAGAAGCTGAGGAACCAGATGAGTGCCAAGAAAGCTAAAGCCGAAGCTGAGAAGATGCACCAGGAGCGTCTGGCCAAGTTGGCGCGAGAGGATGCCGAGCGGGAGAAGAAGGAACGTGAGGAGGTGCGCAAGAAGAAGGAGATGGTGGAGCAGATGGAACGAGCACGACAGGAGCCCGTCAATGACTCTGACATGGTGGACAAGATGTTTGgattcctgggcaccaccagcTCTTTCCCAGGCCAGGAAGGACAGGCTCCAGCTGGGTTCGAG gactTGGAGCGGACTCAGAAGGAGCTTGAGGAGGAAGACCTGGACGAAGCCCTTCCTCttcctgaggaagaggaggaggatttgTCTGAATACAAGTTTGCCAAGTTTGCTGCCACTTACTTCCAGGGCACCACAACTCACACTTATGTGCGCCGGCCACTCAAACAGCCCCTGTTGTTCCATGACGATGAAGGCGATCAGCTG GCAGCATTAGCTGTCTGGATCACAGTGCTGAGGTTCATGGGAGATCTTCCTGAGCCAAAGTATCACACGGCCATCAGCGATGGTAGTGAGAAGATCCCAGTGATGACCAAGATCTATGAGACACTGGGAAAGAAGACATACAAGCGAGAGCTACAAGCCCTGCAGGGGGAAGGCGAG AATTCTCATTCTGACAGTAACAAGAAGAGTAGCGTCCGTCACAAGCTGGTGTCCCTCACGCTGAAGAAAAAGTCAAAGATCACTGAGGAG GTGACCAAGCGTCTGAATGATGGGGAATATTCCCTGCATGGTAACAGTATGCTAGAGGACCGGCCCACCTCTAACTTGGAGAAGCTACACTTCATCATCGGAAACGGCATCCTGCGACCCGGCCTCAG AGATGAGATCTATTGCCAGATCTGTAAGCAGCTCAACCAAAACCCATCTAAGAGCAGCCATGCCCGTGGGTGGATCCTCATGTCGCTCTGCGTTGGTTGCTTCGCTCCTTCAGAGAAGTTTGTCAAA TACTTGAGGAACTTCATCAGCGGGGGTCCACCAGGCTACGCACCATATTGTGAGGAGCGGCTCAGAAGAACTTTTGGAAATGGGACAAGGACTCAGCCGCCCTCCTGGCTGGAGCTGCAG GCCACCAAGTCTAAAAAACCCATCATGCTTCCTGTGACGTTCATGGATGGAACCACTAAGACCCTGCTGACGGACTCGGCCACCACAGCCAAGGAGCTATGCAATGCGCTGGCCGATAAGATCAGCCTCAGAGATAGATTTGGCTTCTCACTCTACATTGCCCTGTTTGACAAG GTGTCGTCTCTGGGCAGCGGGAACGACCACGTGATGGACGCCGTGTCTCAGTGTGAGCAGTACGCCAAGGAACAAGGGGCCCAGGAGCGCAACGCCCCATGGAGGCTGTTCTTCAGGAAGGAGATCTTCACACCCTGGCACAATCCCTCCGACGACAACGTGGCCACCAACCTCATCTACCAGCAGATCGTGCGAGGGGTGAAATTTGGGGAGTACCGCTGTGATAGG GAGGATGACTTGGCAGAGCTGGCATCTCAGCAGTACTACGTCGACTACGGGTCTGAAATCCTCGTGGAGCGCCTGTTCAGCCTCATTCCATCCTACATCCCAGATCGTGAGATCAGCACAGCCAAAACGGTGGAGAAATGGGTCCAGttcatcatggctgcccataaaaag GGTATTTACGCTCAAAACAGGATGGACCCACAGAAGGTCAAAGAAGAAGTTGTGGATTTTGCACGATATAAGTGGCCTTTGTTATTCTCAAGATTCTATGAAGCCTTCAAATTCTCAg GCCCCAGTCTACCGAAGAACGATGTGATCGTGGCCGTGAACTGGACGGGCGTGTACTTTGTGGACGAGCAAGAGCAAGTTCTTCTGGAGCTTTCTTTCCCAGAAATCACTGCGGTTTCCAGCAGCAG AGGAGGAAAACTCCAGGCTCAGAGTTTCACCTTAGCAACCATAAAGGGGGACGAGTACACATTCACCTCCAGCAACTCCGAGGACATCCGAGACCTGGTGGTCACCTTCCTGGAGGGTCTCAGAAGCAGGTCAAAGTTTGTGGTGGCCCTACAGGACAACCCAAATCCTG TTGCCGATGACTCCACCTTCCTGAGCTTCATCAAAGGTGACCTGATTGTCCTGGACCAGGACACAGGGGAGCAGGTGATGACTTCAGGGTGGGCGCATGGCATCAACGACAGGACCAAGCAGAGGGGCGACTTCCCAGCCGACTGCGTCTACGTTCTGCCCACCGTCACCAGGCCCCTGCCAGACATTGTG GCTTTGGTTACGATGACACCGGACCAGCGGCAGGAGTCCATGCGGCTGTCCCACAGTGTCCTGGTGGAGAGTGAGGAGCGGGTGAAGCCGTACACACTGGAGGAGTTCTCCTACGACTACTTCAG ACCTCCCCCAAAACACACCCTGAGCAGGGTGATGATCACCAAGAACAGAGGTAAGGACAAGATGTGGAGCTGCACCAGGGAGCCCATGAAACAGCCTCTGCTCAAGAAGGTGTTGGGCCATGAGGAGCTCTCTCAGGAGGCCTGCATGGCCTTCATCG CAATAATGAAGTACATGGGCGACTACCCATCCAAACGAACTCGTTCTGTTAATGAGCTCACTGACCAGATCTTTGAAGGAGCACTGAAGGCGGAGCCTCTCAAGGATGAGATCTACTGTCAGATTATCAAACAGCTGACAGACAACCATGTCAA GTACAGTGAGGAGAAAGGCTGGGAGCTGCTCTGGCTCTGCACCGGCCTCTTCCCTCCCAGCAACATCCTGCTGCCCCACGTCCAGAGGTTCCTGCAGTCCAAAAGACACCACTCGCTGTCTCAGGACTGCATGCAGAGGCTGCAGAAAGCTTTACG GAATGGCTCCAGGAAGTACCCCCCTCATCTGGTAGAGGTGGAGGCCATCCAGCACAAGACCACCCAGATCTTTCACAAGGTCTACTTCCCAGATGACACAGATGAG GCTTTTGAAGTGGAGTCGAGCACCAAGGCCAAGGATTTCTGCTTGAACATCTCCACCAGACTGCTGCTCAAGTCACCTGAAGGCTTCAGCCTATTCGTCAAAATCTCAGACAAG gtgATAAGCGTGCCTGAAGGTGACTTTTTCTTCGACTTTGTAAGACATCTCACTGACTGGATCAAGAAAGCCAGGCCTGCTAAGGATG GAATTGTACCTTCCCTGACCTACCAGGTGTTCTTCATGAAGAAACTGTGGACCAACACGATCCCGGGAAAAGATTCCTTTGCAGACTCTATTTTCCACTACTATCAG GAGCTTCCGAAGTATCTCCGTGGGTACCACAAATGTTCCCGTGAGGAGGTCTTCCAGTTGGGGGCACTAATCTACAGAGTGAAATTCGAGGACGACAAGTCCCATTTCCCCAGCATCCCTAAGATACTGAAAGAATTAGTTCCCCAGGACCTGATTCGCCAGCTCTCACCTGATGACTGGAAACGG TCTGTTGTAGCCTATTTCAACAAGCATGCTGGGAAGACGAGAGAGGAAGCGAAGCTGATCTTCCTGAAGATCATTTTCAAATGGCCCACGTTTGGTTCAGCCTTTTTTGAAGTGAAG CAAACCACTGAGCCCAACTTCCCAGAGATCCTTCTCATAGCAATCAACAAGCATGGAGTCAGTCTGATAGACCCTAAAACAAAG GACATTCTAACCACACACCCATTCACAAAGATCTCTAATTGGAGCAGTGGGAACACCTACTTCCACATCACCATCGGCAACCTGGTGCGAGGAAGCAAACTGCTGTGCGAGACGTCATTG GGCTACAAAATGGACGACCTGCTGACCTCTTACATCAGTCAGATGTTGACCACCATGACCAAGCAGCGCAGCTCAAGGGGCCAGAGCAAGTGA